The following is a genomic window from Carassius gibelio isolate Cgi1373 ecotype wild population from Czech Republic chromosome B20, carGib1.2-hapl.c, whole genome shotgun sequence.
ACATATAATTTGTTTGAGGGATGGAATGACTCAAAAGGGGACACAAAAAATACTCATCATCTTTGTGTCGTGCTTATCTGTCTTTTCCAGCCTGCTGCTCCAGAGCCATGCCCCCCAGGAAAAAGAGGAGACCCACTGCTGGAGATGACCTGTCTGCTAAGAAGAGCCGGCAGGATAAGTATGCCCAAAACAGTCACctttccattcattcatccatctgtCCGTTGACTTTcctttaatcagaatcagaatcagaatgatctTTATTGCCagttatgtttacacatacgaggaatttgttttcgtgatagaagctccgcagtgcaacagaatgacagtgacagaaaaaaaacgcataataaaagaataaaaaatgcaaataagtaggtaaggaatgacaatatacacaTTTTCAACTGTAGGCAGGTgtattacaaaaagcagttatgtatgtacaggcatagtatgtgcaaaatttaagtgtacactaagtatgtgcgttagataaataagtgtatgtgtatataaatataaatagtgtagtgtgttccacagtcatTATcattgttcattagatggattgcttgggggaagaaactgttcctgtgtctggtcgttctggtgctcagtgctctgtagcgtcgaccagatggcaacaatTCACTCAAGCAGACACGCTTATCCATCTAACTTCTTGATTAACAACTAAACTAGTTTTCAGTTAAAATATGTCAATTAAGAAATCCTGTATTCATGCACAGAAGGAACTGAATGTTGTTATTTtagaataatgtcaaaataaagttgaaatgatcATAACGGTTAATTGTACCATCAGATCTCTTTGTGTGGGTGGATTTCTGCCCTCATGTGTCTCTACTTGTTTGTATCAGATGAAGCATGTCCGTGCTTTAATGTGTATACAAGTGtgtattaatgtgtatttaaatagcctTGCTCAGTCCTTGTCTATTCATTTTAGTGTTTACAGAAAACAGGAGACATTGCAAATCCAGGAAGCCGAAGCTTTTTCTAGCAAGAGATGCCTAGAATGGTTCTACGAATACGCAGGTATGTGGGCATCCCATTTGTAGTCATTTTGAGTTTGTCATAATGCTATGAACTAttgcaaatgtatatatatatctttgattTTATTAGTAAGGTATTGAAAAGTTTATATAATTTGACTTGATTTTGTCTAGAAGGCCGTGAATAATGTCAGCTAAATGTAGGCTTTTTTGGATTCAGAATTCCATCCTTGTGGATCAGACACTTTCCAAATGAAGTGAAGATGAAAATAGAATATAAGTATATAATAACATGTATTTGGAAACTTAAAGgcttagttcacccgagaataaAAAATTCTTCCATCTTCTAAAGCATCCTAACCCTTGCAGTCACacttaaaaatgtctgaattttATTGCATGCAAAATGCCAAATATAAAGATTAAGAAATATTAAACCAAGTggcatctgcaaaaaaaaaaaaaaaaaaaaagaagaagcttttCTTAGAACGAACTTCAGTTTTTCAATTACTTGTATATAttcacaatttatatatatatatatatatatatatatatatatagttcctaTTAAGTTCAGAGTACCCTGGCACATTTACATATAAACATGTTCCACAGAAGTTAGACAACTAAAGTGTCCaagactttttgtttttattttaaacggCATACCTATCGCTAAGTTAACAAActtataaaatgttttgattgaatTGTGCTTGTGCAAAGACACTTATGAGGTTTTATTTGTGGCTTAATTGTCTAAACACCACTGtataaaatagtaaattgtgTCTGAATGTTTAAATAGGGTGCGATGACGTTGTTGGACCGGAGGGGATGGAGAAATTCTGTGAAGACATTGGAGTGGAGCCAGAGAACGTAAGAAAACTAAACGGATCTTATATGATTTCATagtttactttacttttaaaaaatcttGTCATTAGTTTTACATTTGAATGCATGTTTGTACGCAGGTAGTGATGCTGGTATTGGCCTGGAAGCTTGATGCCCAGAGTATGGGTTACTTCACTTTACAGGAGTGGCTCAAGGGAATGGGCTCATTGCAGTATGTTTGGCAAAACATGGAACTTAAATGCATTTACTACCACACTACTACACTTATTCTCATCCCAACCTTCACTTTTCCTCTTCTTCTGTCATACGCAGATGTGACTCTACTGAAAAACTCAGGAACTCTCTAGACTACCTGAGGTCTGTCCTCAATGATGCCACCAGTTTCAAGCTCATTTACCGATATGCCTTCGACTTTGCCAGGGTAAGCGTGACTGTGTATATGCATTAGGACAGATTGATAAACATTGATCACTGTTCACTTTAGAAGTTCTGGTCTACTTGTAATATGTCAACACTATATTTAATTTTGCCAGTAGCTGTGCATCTGgaacctttttgtgttttttttcttccctgcGTGTATGCTTGGCACATCACAGTCCTTCAGTTACAGCAGACAAGGGCTTGAGACTGCTGAGAAATGGTGCTATTTTGGGTTGTTTTAGCTCTTTGTCTGCTCAGCAGAAGTATCTCTTGTTCAGATAGTTGAATTTTTTTCACTCCCTTGGTATGAATTGTAAAGCAACTGGATCTTTGCAGACTGAGTAAAACTCTTACGGGAGCCATTCGATAGGGCCAATAAAGTGGAGGAGTACAAATAAACAGCTCGTGGCAACCTTGTATGGATAACATGACATTCATCTTGTCTAGATGAAACAGAATTGTTCATGTCTGGACTCATTTTGAATAGAGCATTTAATCCTTTGTTGTGCACTAGTTACATATTATGGCAGTTAGAGTGATTTTAAAGACATTAATATCTATTTTTGCTATTCAAGGTGCAGGGACCATAATAATGTCTGCTCAGGTGGTTGTAATATCATACGTGACCCTGGAcctcaaaaccagtcttaagtcactggggtatattttagcaatagccaaaaaaaaacaaaaaaacattgtattgtattttctcttatgccaaaaatcattttgatattatgtaaagaaaaaggttccatgaagatattttgtacatgtataaaaacctaattttttatgcagatattcaaatagttgtatctcgaccacaTATTGTCcaatcataacaaaccatacatacaaggaaagcttatttattcaactttcagttGATAAATCtccatttcaagaaaaaatacccttatgacaggttttgtggtccagggtcatatatgtTCAAGTTCAGAGTATGGAGAGTACACAGTACACTGAATTCCAAAGCCAAGCAACCTGGTTTTAAGTACCTTGGCAATAATGGGTAATTTACAGATTGTTACCTCAGCCACCACCATAATTGCCAActaagtattttttattgtgatgtgtgaacTTGTATTCAAACTCTTTAAACTTTAATATGCTTCCACCCCTTTGTAGGAGAAGGATCAGAGGAGTTTAGACTTGAATACTGCCAAGTGCATGCTGGGACTTCTGCTTGGCAAGACCTGGCCATTGTTTCCAGTGTTTAACCAGTTTCTAGAAGTAAATACTTTAATCTTTACAGTCTATCAGTCACTTCAATTATTTTACATGATGtgtcaaatgtttggacacaccttcatAACCATTATTTctactcattattattattattattattattattattattattaaagggaaAGTTGAATCAAAAATTAACGTTCCGTCATCTACCTAACCAGatgtcgttccaaaactgtatTTGTAGAAGGTATATTGAAAAAGTGTTGGCAACCGAACAGTTTTGGTTAccaatgactttcattgtatacacaataaaaataaaaaaaaaataaaaaacgacaACAACAAACACTTTTATCAAAAACCAAGAAAGTTTTAGAACAATTCAAGGCTCTGTAAATGTTGACATTTCACTTAATGAATCCCTTATTATCCCCCTTAATGAAgtcataaaaataacaatggaaaaactaatttaaaaaatatttgagcATATATTTGATGGTCATACAACTTAATACATCATGCGATGCTTTTGAAACAGTACTGAGAGAAAGTTCACTACACTTGTATACTGATCTTTCTATTGCCTGCTTTTTTGTTTCCTACTCATCCTTAAAAGGAACAGgctagttcagccaaaaatgaacattttgtcataatttattcactgtCATGTTGGTTCAAGtttcttattaaaaaagttattttgtagaaatgtgaAGAACCAAACAATtgttggttcccattgacttccatagcagGGAAAGAAACCctgtgaaagtcagtggggtttgATTACCAGTATTCTTCAGAATATATTCTATGTTTAACATAAGAAAGAAgctcatagaggtttggaatgacatgagtgtgagtaaacgatgacaacattttcatttttggttgaactattcctttaaaaaaataaaacttaaacgtGAAGCCacaattttgtgtttgtttgaaaaATCTAATTCACCATAAATCTTTAAATCAAAAGGTTTAAGACCATGTTCGGTTCATTAAGTGAGTACGGATATTTGACTGGCTGTTTATACAGACATATGCGCATCAGCACATATTGTCTTAAATATTAAGTCTGTGAAATTTGACAAATTTTCCCCTTTTTTCCACAGCAATCGAAGTATAAGGTTATAAATAAAGATCAATGGTGCAATGTTCTAGAATTCAGTAGGACTATCAACCTTGATCTCAGTAACTATGATGAGGACGGGGCCTGTGAGTACAAGCACAAATTTAGACATCCATCATTCTTTTGTACAATGCAGCTGGAAGTACATCAGATTTGTTTTTCGACTCATTTTTCCCTCTTTCCTCAGGGCCAGTGCTTTTGGACGAGTTTGTGGAGTGGTATAAAGACCGAGAGATGTCGTAGCGACAGCTTCCCCATGCCTACCACCATCACCAACTAGATAGACCAACTAATCGCCAACAATCACCATGACAATGACGACAGAAACGGCTTTGATACAAACATCTAGAAAACAAAGTACAAATCAAAACTGAAGTGTTTGGGACAGACTGATGGTGGCCCCTGGCGCTGAGGGCTTGAGTGTTCATGTAGAATGTAATTATCAATGCACATGTTTGTATGTCGCCCTTTAAGCCGGGGCCATAGGAGGGTCACTGGTGGTTGTGTGTTGGAGAAACAGCACCTCACCGACTCCACCTTATGTCCCCCATAACCCACAATGCATTGTGGGTAAGCACACGGCCAGTCTTGGTGCCGCCTTCCCACCCCACTGTGATGTTTCATATAGCTGTGAATGTTTCAATAGGATCTTCTAAGGAGGATGAATTTGGATTCTCCacaaggcagggtaggtaaaaactCCCATACTGTCTGAAGTTTAGGTAATTTAGGCCTGTAAGGAAAGGAAAAAGAAGAACTTGCATGGCTTTTTACTGAAGGTCAGTGACTTAATGCTAAGGTTCACAATGGAAATAGCTTACCGTGTCGCTCTGCTGATGATGGTGGTCCAAACACTGTTTACTACGGTTTTTATGTTGGAGGATGATGACAGTCAGAGCATGTTACCATAGATACACCGCAACCTTTGccataagttttatttttaccaGTCTCACTGCACTTGGATGCCATTTAATAAACTGCACCACATGCAAGAGTTTCATAGACATTCTGCTCTAAGTACTTCCAGTGGTGTTGTATCATTATCTATTTCACCACTTACATTCTTGATATTGATTATGAAATCAACAAGAACAGCTTTACTGTTCACAACATGAAGAACAGTGAGTTAAACTTATCATGAGCGTAGAGCCCGGTATCTTTTTCCTGGCTCGCATGACCATTGTGTATTCACACTGCAATGGCAAGATATGGCCATCTTGTAGAGGAGTGTAAGCAGGTTAAAGTGACTATGGGATGCATTCACTATATCATTTCATTCTTAAGCAATGTAACTTTACTGTGCATGTCACAGTTAAAATTACAGGATGTGGATCTGAGGCAGAGACGATGAGAGAAAGCTGTTAAAGTGCACTTTTGATTTCTGTGATGAATtgccacaaaaatatataaaccgGTATCCTGCCCTAAACACTGACACTTCTTTGGCCACTTCCTCTTCCACAGATTTTGTGGTCAAGTATGATCACCTTAACCCATAGTGACCAATGCCTAGCAACTATTTAACGTTCTAGTTATGTTTGTAAAACTATTGAGTTTTGTCTATGGCTGTGGCGTGAAGCTAACTTGTCAtttgaacaagaaaaaaaaatgcatgcatgcattctgCAATTAGAGCCGTCTTCGTGAATGAATgaggttttttctttttgtactttttttgctcttgttttatttttttgtataggtATTTGTAGAAGTGGACTTTTTTGTGCTTAATTTGGGTATCCGCGGTCATGCAGTCTTAACGCTTTATGAAAAACATGATTGTGTGATGGTATTTAGAGCTTAAACACACTTGTAACCTCATCTGTTGAGATGTTCTTCTCTGCATTGCCTTCTCCATCAAGTGCTAAACTACCATGTGCATAATTGACTGCAGCATTTCAGTATACAGGAACTGCAGTTTCATGTAAACATAttcattttatgtttatgtcatacagagacagacaaaaacattaactttattaaagtttacttagggtaaaaaaaaagttttctgctTACAGgacatttttgttctgttttaggATTTTTTCCCActactttttttctgaaagatgaaGGTTGCTCACAATAAATTATCATGTATTCAACCAGCATCTAAGAAGCCAACAGTCTATGTATGCTGTGCATGCTGGCCAGAATCCATTTGAAAAATGTCTACAGACACTTGTTATAATCCCATTCATCTGCAcctgtttgtgccggagggaaatacttgttttaaaattaattatttcaacAGATAGACAAGTTCCCTGTATTATGGCTGTTGCTTTTGTTGGGGAGTATGTAATGCAGAGGGCCGAGCATTCTCTTCTGACTGTACATATGTatggatgtgtgtgtatatatgtgtttgttttcactgTAACCTCTCTACATTCAGTATATATAAAGGGGTTTATTAACGAAATGTggagtcatttttatttgttttagataaaGGGATGGAAGCCTTGGACTAACAATTATTCTGAAGTCATGCTGAGACTTTCCGCCTGTTTGCAGGAAAACTAGAAGAGATGTAACTATTCACTCAAGTCACAATTCGGTTTGATTTGATCCATGatgttttttaacaaaatgagattCAAGACAAATTATAAGTTAAATGTTTCcaattattattgcttggacaaaatgttgCACTTTTTTTTGTGGAACTGAATTATAACACTagtatagcacttgcatattattgctgttttgttggtttgattgcttctattgttctcatttgtaggttgctttggataaaagtgtctgctatatGACAAAATTAATatagaatttaaatgtaaataacaaaactaaatagaaattttaaatcaagcccaaaatcaaataaataacacgAATAAAAAAGTCtcttaatataaacaaaataagactttgtctgtgctctttccaatTAACACGAGAAGCAACCTCTGCATTTTAaacatgatccaaacaaagatgctgcattcaTGCAACATGAGTAGTTTTCagtctaaattagattgtataatttcaaaTCTCGAAGCAAACAGAATGATTtgactttagttttgtgaaactatacataaaaatatctgcatgaaacagaaactGTGGACGGACTGAACGtgacgcagattcactctctgccagcaggtggcgtttaagcgtttccttggttatcactgtaaacaaagcagccctgcacttatgaactttaatatgcattatacagaggcaagatgaaatgaaaaaaataccatctaaacttttctaaagacagtaattTCCCCccagacatacattcatatatactCCTACCGCTAATTAAATCACGATTTGTAGCATTCAACCGATTAaaatcgtcacatatttgaatcgagTTTCAACTGGCTCGCGAttaatcgttacacccctaaaacCATTGAGATTTAATAAAAGGGACTAAGAAACACTGATTCAACAGCATTGGAAGAAAGTTTATAGCCTCATTAATGGATATAATGTGTTGTCATTGAGTGCAGTTAATAGCCTCTGGATTTCTTTTTTTGTACTGCACATCATGACTGATAAAATCAATACAGAGTTTATATTCTTAGACAATACACATTCTTAAGTAACATGTGAAATACTGAAGTTTAGGTTATGTTCATGATTATAATACAGTATTTACAATACTTCGTAAAAAGCAAATCACCATCCTCAAAAGCTGTGATTTTGAAAGCATCAGCACAAAATCATACAACATTGTCTGGTAAATCAAAATGAACTCCtacttaaattaaatattcccTATACTTTGGAGTTGACTTGGAATCAAGTGTTGATGTGCTCTTAGTTTTAAGGCCCCGTAAAACTGGGGCTTCAGCTCCTTCTGCATGTCTAGAAGTTGATGTGTTCCTTGTAGAAACATTGCTATAAATATGTTCTGTTTGGAATGGTGGCACTTCGCCATAATCTGCTGGTGATGTATCCTGCTGGTCGCCTTGTTGAATGGAGGATAGGGATGCAATGTTGAACTCATCCATTTCCCTTTTCCTTTGCTGCTGTAATCTTCTGCGTTCTTGTCTTTGACGGACTTCAGAATTCTCTCTGAGGTACTCTCTGGCCTCCTCCTGTTCTAAGGGAGGTGGCGATGTCTGTGGAACTGCTGGTGGCTCATTTTGTGGTACTGGTACAGCCTCATCCACAACATCATGTCCCACAGAGTGTTCGTCACTGGATGAGGAACTTGAATACTTTACCTTTGACTTCAGGCCAGTCTGTTCTACTGAACTGTCTATAAGCTCTCCTTTCATATTGTCCTTTGAAGTAAATTCAGAGGCCCATGATTCTGATTGGGTCTTTATTATTAATGCAGAACCTTTTTTCACTGAGGCAGGAGGTGACACCTGAGATGATAAACTGGACCATGTGGTTTCAAAGTCTGTATTTGTTGCAGGTGTTAAAGCTCTTTTCATTAATTTGGTTGAAAAGGATGGTTCACTCTTTGTGAATGCAATGTACCTCTTTACCTTTGGGATTTTATCAAGAGATACACCAGTTTCTTGAAAGAAATTTTTACCAATGATATTACCAGATGGTTTAACAGCTGAAGTGCTCAATATCTTTGTTTCTTGAGCTACCCCTGATATTCCAACTCTTTCAGCTAAGACAGCAGTTGATGCCCGAGCAGGATATTTACTTTCAATAGGTTTGAATTGAATGTATCTCTTAACTCTCTGTACTCTGTCAAGATTTTCAGATGAAGTGATCTCTGTCaatgatgctgttttttttgcATTAGCAGATGATTGTACATAATCTTCAACCGAAGTGTTGGATCCCTTTAATTCTGTTGCTGTCACCTTTATGGATTTAGCAACACTTGAAGATGGAAGTTTTGACTTTGCAGAGGAATAAGGTTCATTTTGTGTGAATTCAATGTACCTCTTTACTTTAGGGATTTTGTCAAGAAATTCACCTGTTTCTCCAATGACATTGCCATCATTAGTAGATGGTTTATCATCATCTTCAGACGAAGAGCTTGGTATCCTTGTTTCTTTGGCTACCACAGATACATTGACTCTTTCAGCTGAGAGAGAAGTTGTTGTCTGAGCTGGAGATTGACTTTCAGGATGTGTGAAATGAATGTATCGCTTAACTTTTGGTATTTTATCAAGAGGTGCTCCAGTATGTCCACCAAAATAGTCTTCTTTAGAGGTGACATCATCCTCAGATGAAGTTATTGATCTTCGAGTTTCTAAAATGACTTCAGATATTCCAACTCTTTCAGCTGATAGAGAAGTTGTTGACTGCGTAGGGGACTGATGAGTGAATTGAATGTATCTCTTAATTCTTGGTATTTGATCAAGATGTGCTTCTGTTTGCCCAACAACACTATCTTCCTTAACATTCTCATTAGGAGATACTAGAGTACTAAATCCTGTTTCTATCACCTTTACAGACTTCTCAGTGCTTGGAAGAGGAGATGGTGCAAGAACCTGGGAAGGTTCAGATTGTGTGAATTTAATGTACCTCTTCACTTTTGGGATTTTGTCAAAAGATTCACCTCTTTGTTTAAACACATCATCATTAAGAGTAGACAGCTGAACATCATCATCAGATGAAGTAACTGATTTCATTGTTTCTTGAACAACCCCAGATATTCCAAGTCTATTAGCTGAGAGAGCAGTTGTCTGAACAAGAGGTTCACTTTCAGGCTTTGTGAATTGAATATATCTCTTAACCTTTGGAAATTTGTCAAGAGATGCTCCAGTATGTCCAAAGACATTATCTTCATTAGCACTTAGTGTGACATCTTCCTCAGATGAAGTGCTTGGTCTCCTTGTGTCTTGAACTGCCCCCAATGTTCCAAGTGTTTGAGCTGAGACAGCAGATGTTGACTGAGCAGGGGATTGACTTTCAGGATGTGCGAATTGAATGTATCTCTTAACTCTTGGTACTACATTAAGAGACACTCCTTTTTTACCAGAGCTATTGTCTTCCTGAACAGCATCCTCAGATGAAGTGCTCTCCCTAGTGGCTGGTTGTTTGAGTTCATTTTTCGTCACCTCTGTGGATTTTCCCATGGTTAAAGGACGAAATTGTGACAGATTTGAGGAGTATGGCTGAGATTGTGTGAACGTAATGTACCTCTTTACTTTTGGGATTTTGGCAAGATATTCGCTTGTTTCTTCAGCGACATTCTCTTTTTTATTAGTCGGTTTAACATCTTCCTCAGATGAAGTGCTCCATCTCCTTGTTTCTTTAGCTACAATAGTTGCATTGACTCTTTCAGATGAGAGACCAATTGTTGTCTGAGCTGGAGACTGAAATTCAGGATGTGTGaatttaatgtatcttttaacTCTTGGCACTCCATCAAGAGATGCTTCTGTTTTTCCAGAGACATCGACTGTTTGTTTGACATCATCCTCAGAAGAAGTACTCGATCTCTTTGCCTCAGATTTGGTTTTCACCTCAGTTGTGACTTGCAGTGTATCTGAAGTGGTGGGTGACTCTACTGGCAGATGAGATACAGGCTGTTTAAATTGAATATATCTCTTTACTTGTGGTACTCTATCAAGAGAAATACCATAGAAAGATACATCTGTTTTACCAAAGAAATGATCACCTTCATTCTGAGATCTGACATCATCTTTAGAGGTGCTAGTGACCATAGACTTTACTGCCTCAGTTGTGGCAGTAGGACTGGATATTGATAGTGTTGGGGAAGAGGGTTTAGACTCTTTAAATGTGATGAATCTTTTTACTTTAGATACTCCATCAAAAGATACATCTATTTTCCTGAAGAAATTGTCTTCATTGGTTGTCAGTTGATCATCATCTGATGATGAGCTATATCTCCTTGTTTCCTGTATACCATCTTTCATAGTTAAGGAAGGTGGGGATGGCAGAGTTGGGGAATGAGGTTCAGACTGCTTGAAGTGAATGTatcttttcactttttgaatattTTCAGGAGATAACTCTGTTTGCATTAAATATCCCTTTTCTCCAGAGGATCTGTCAATTGTAGCTTCAGGTTTCACTGCCATATCAGTTGTGACTTTTGTAGAGGATGATACTGACGGCTGAGTTGGAAAATGATGTTTGGACTGTGTAAATTGAACATATCGTTTAACCTTTGACACTGCATCAATGTTTATTTGCCCCCAGAAATTGTTTTCTGTAGCATCAGATTTGTCATCCAACTTGACAGATGTGCTGGAACCTGTCTCCACTACAGCCTCAGGCCTCTTGGTTGAAATAGGTGAAGATGTTAGAGTTGGAGAGAAAGGTTTTGGCTGATTGAATTGAATGTATCTTTTAACATTTGGCACTGTATCGAGAGATACACCTATCTTTCTAAAGAAACTATCTTCATTGGTTGTAAGTTTGATATCATCATCAGATGACGTACTTGATCTCCTTGATTCGGGTTGTGCCACTAGTTCCGGTGATATACTTTCTTTGTTCAAGGTCAGTGTTGTTGAACAAGGTTCGGCGTTTGAGAATTGAATATATCTTTTTACTTTTGGAAGAGTGTCATAAGATGCATCAAGTTGTCCAGCAAAATGTTTATCTTTAGTGGTTTGTTTGACATCATCCTCAGAGGAGAAACTAGATCTCCTTGACTCTCCTGGAGTTGGTGCTAAAAATTCAGGTATGGCTACCCCAGTGGTTGGTGGAGGAGATGGTAATTGGACTTGAGGATAGGAATCGGAGTGTGAAAACTGAAGGTATCTCTTCACTTTTGGTAAATGATCAAGGGATAAACCTTTTCCAAAGAGATTATCTTCATTAGTGGTCACCTTAGTTTTTGACTTAGTTTGAACATGTGATTGAAGATTCCTCTCATCTGGTTCATGTTCATGTTTGTTAAACAGTCGTGCACTTATTTCTCTTAATCTCATTAGACCTTTAGACCTTTTCTTGTCAAATACATCTGTGCTGCTGGAGGAGTTATCAAAGTCAATGTTAAGgactttgtctgttttcttatcTAGTGTAGTGACTCCTCTGTTTATCCCAGGTGTAATCTCTAATTTTGTTGGGTATTCCAAAAATGTATCATCTTCTTCACTGGAAGACGATCTGTCAGTATCATAGCCTCTATTGAGTCTGTT
Proteins encoded in this region:
- the dcun1d4 gene encoding DCN1-like protein 4 isoform X1; this translates as MSRPLAGLQTHTNTVVCFIKMHSDASNFQLNSHLSTLASIHKIYHTLHRLNLTEDVSPETQGTACCSRAMPPRKKRRPTAGDDLSAKKSRQDNVYRKQETLQIQEAEAFSSKRCLEWFYEYAGCDDVVGPEGMEKFCEDIGVEPENVVMLVLAWKLDAQSMGYFTLQEWLKGMGSLQCDSTEKLRNSLDYLRSVLNDATSFKLIYRYAFDFAREKDQRSLDLNTAKCMLGLLLGKTWPLFPVFNQFLEQSKYKVINKDQWCNVLEFSRTINLDLSNYDEDGAWPVLLDEFVEWYKDREMS
- the dcun1d4 gene encoding DCN1-like protein 4 isoform X2, with the protein product MSRPLAGLQTHTNTVVCFIKMHSDASNFQLNSHLSTLASIHKIYHTLHRLNLTEDVSPETQACCSRAMPPRKKRRPTAGDDLSAKKSRQDNVYRKQETLQIQEAEAFSSKRCLEWFYEYAGCDDVVGPEGMEKFCEDIGVEPENVVMLVLAWKLDAQSMGYFTLQEWLKGMGSLQCDSTEKLRNSLDYLRSVLNDATSFKLIYRYAFDFAREKDQRSLDLNTAKCMLGLLLGKTWPLFPVFNQFLEQSKYKVINKDQWCNVLEFSRTINLDLSNYDEDGAWPVLLDEFVEWYKDREMS
- the dcun1d4 gene encoding DCN1-like protein 4 isoform X3, yielding MPPRKKRRPTAGDDLSAKKSRQDNVYRKQETLQIQEAEAFSSKRCLEWFYEYAGCDDVVGPEGMEKFCEDIGVEPENVVMLVLAWKLDAQSMGYFTLQEWLKGMGSLQCDSTEKLRNSLDYLRSVLNDATSFKLIYRYAFDFAREKDQRSLDLNTAKCMLGLLLGKTWPLFPVFNQFLEQSKYKVINKDQWCNVLEFSRTINLDLSNYDEDGAWPVLLDEFVEWYKDREMS